In Vibrio echinoideorum, the following proteins share a genomic window:
- a CDS encoding amino acid aminotransferase, with the protein MFSHLPKPTLDPILSLSVAYRGDPRTDKVDLGIGVYKNDQGETPIMKAVSMAQDIVVETQKTKAYVGLAGCEEFNQSMVDLLLKGTSAMGRVAAIQTPGASGALRMLGDLMKVSQPDTTVWISNPSYVNHKPVMEAAGLKVRYYNYFSPETKQVDTAKMLEDLAKAGPSDVVLLHGCCHNPTGADINFEAWQEITKLSQKNGFLPFVDIAYQGFGDGLEEDAKGLQHMANNVEEMLITTSCSKNFGLYRERTGAAIVIGKNSEHVGNAKGKLLTLARSTYTMPPDHGAALVKTILQNQELTTIWKQELSEMQQRLINLRQSLCDELRNTYNTSHFDFIESHKGMFTVLGFKETQMNQLREEYGIYGVGDGRINIAGLSESHIPYVAKAIANVSK; encoded by the coding sequence ATGTTTTCACATCTACCAAAACCAACTTTAGATCCAATTCTATCTCTATCTGTCGCTTACCGCGGTGATCCTCGCACTGATAAAGTCGATTTAGGCATTGGTGTTTACAAAAACGATCAAGGTGAGACACCTATCATGAAAGCCGTTTCTATGGCTCAAGATATTGTTGTCGAAACTCAAAAAACCAAAGCTTACGTTGGCCTAGCCGGCTGTGAAGAGTTTAACCAGAGTATGGTTGATCTGCTGCTTAAAGGGACTTCTGCAATGGGTCGCGTTGCTGCGATTCAAACACCAGGTGCAAGTGGTGCACTTCGTATGTTGGGTGACTTGATGAAAGTTTCTCAGCCAGACACGACAGTTTGGATTTCAAACCCAAGCTACGTTAACCACAAACCGGTGATGGAAGCGGCTGGCTTAAAAGTTCGCTACTATAATTACTTCAGTCCTGAAACGAAGCAAGTTGATACTGCAAAAATGCTGGAAGACCTAGCGAAAGCCGGACCTTCAGATGTGGTATTACTGCACGGTTGTTGTCATAACCCAACGGGTGCCGACATCAACTTTGAAGCATGGCAGGAAATTACCAAACTATCACAGAAAAATGGTTTCTTACCGTTCGTTGATATCGCCTATCAAGGTTTTGGTGACGGCCTAGAAGAAGATGCGAAAGGTCTTCAGCATATGGCTAACAATGTTGAAGAAATGCTTATCACGACATCTTGTTCGAAGAATTTTGGTTTGTACCGCGAAAGAACGGGTGCAGCTATCGTGATCGGTAAAAACAGCGAACATGTTGGCAATGCCAAAGGTAAGCTTCTCACGCTTGCTCGTTCAACTTACACAATGCCGCCAGATCATGGTGCCGCTTTGGTTAAAACAATTCTTCAGAATCAAGAGCTAACCACGATTTGGAAACAAGAGCTGAGCGAAATGCAGCAACGTTTGATAAATCTGCGTCAAAGCTTATGCGATGAATTGCGGAATACTTACAACACGTCACACTTTGATTTCATTGAAAGCCATAAAGGTATGTTTACTGTACTAGGCTTTAAAGAAACTCAAATGAATCAATTACGTGAAGAATATGGAATCTACGGTGTTGGTGATGGACGCATCAATATTGCAGGTCTTTCTGAATCCCATATCCCTTATGTAGCAAAAGCGATAGCCAACGTATCAAAATAG